The region ATGTTATACTTTActaatatacattttcttttagtattttaccCATGATATCTCAGGGATGTTTTTTACCCATACCAatacttctttctttcattttgttcttttgttttgaagTTAATTCTGCTTTGGAAGcaaatatttcatgtatttcttgATATTGTTAGGTTGTTAGTAGCATAATATCTTTCacaaaatttaactttaaaattatggATCACGTACATTATCAGCTTTTCATGGATATTGTTCCATTTCCCTAAGATAGAACTCATCGAAATATGAGCATTTCTTGATAATGCTTTAGAAAGGATTCTTGCTTTAGGGGAGAGGCTGCATTAGTACTATGATTACCAGACTTAGACAAAACCTTCTGTTACACATTTTTATCTAGTTATTGGTCGCCAAAGTCTATAATCcttaaagagtttaaaaacaaaagaaaaggtgATGGCAGAACATAGAGTTGACAAAGTATAAGAGAGGGGAAATCCCATACAAATAAGGCGgtagaaatataagaaagaaataatcTCAGAATAAAGGATAGTTTTCAAATTGGACAAGCTTGGTTGTATTAAAATTTTGGTTATATGATAGAAACCTCTGTTACTTTCCCTCTGTGAACTGAGGACTGGTGAAACTTTGTCATGGACCTGCACTGTTCAGTTACAGATATTTTAGAACCATTTGTCCATATGGTTACCAAGGCACTTTTCATTTCTTATGATTCACACACAGAacaattctttttaaagatgatatCAAGTAAAGTATCCAAGTTCTAATTTTAAGGTtaatttaaaaggttaaaaaaaaaggcttagaGTTTTATTCCAGAACGTTATTATTACCAATTTAGTAAAAATTAAGTTAGACACCAGAAAATATATACAATTGATCCTTGAATAACACAGGGTTTACACAGTCTTGACCCTTACACAGTCTGAAATCTGCATGTAACTTCGTAGTTGAACTTCTATAGAGGTGGTTCCACTCTGCATATACACAGTTTCTCATCAGGGATTCAACCAACCTGGGGTCATACAGTCTtacagtatttattgaaaaaaatcctatATAAAGGAATTGGTGTAGTTCAAACCCTTACTCTTCCAGGGtcaagtataaataaaaataggTAATTCTTGTAATGCGAAATTTTACTGTTGGTTagtatttggaaaatgaaaaagaaagtattaACTCTTGTTATTTGAACAATGTACTCTGAGGTGAGTACTTTATATCTATTATTGACCttgtaataataattattatataataattatgatAAAGCGTTATTCCACATCTGCTGTCTTAGAGTAAATACAaagataaacaattaaaaaatggtaTACCAGAATTTAAACCCATTTTTATGTGACTCTTTCTACTGCCTCTCACTATAATTAGTTACATAGTTACATAAAATGATGTAACCAATTATAGtgtatttaatgtatttaagAGAACACACTTTTCAAGGAATTAAGTCATATGGCTCATCATTGTTGGAAAagcctttttaaattaaaaacaagtatATATTGTAAAATGCTTTTATATGAATGTACCTTTACTGCTTTTAAATGTAGGTAATAATTTGATGAAAAATGTTGCAACTGGAAATTAGTCTTTAATAGATAATTATGTATACTGGTTTTTTGGTGACATTTTTCTCCCATGAAGTGGATTTTTAATATGGTAGTTTACACATGGTTGAAATTTACTGTTTAAACTGTAGATACAAGATCAtatttttgctcattttcctttttacttgTTCTATAGTTGATTCAAAAAAGTGTCATAGCCTGTGAAGCATATTTAGAATTCTTTCCTAGTCTAGAACTGCATTATATCAAATCTTTACAGGAGAATTGCTCTTTGaatttgaaatatgaaatttattattctttcctagggtatagtaatgcatatattttaaatatctttagagATATTTTGAGTTGTAACTGATGCTCCTACATTTTTAAATCTTACAAACAATCTTATAAACATTATAAAACAGTTATTTTGTTCAATTCTATATAGGTGGCTACAGTCAACGCCTTCCAAGTGCAAGCGCTCTGGGGAAAATTTTCACTGCTTTACCTTTTGGTAGCCCCATTTATCAGATGTTGGAATTAAAACTAGCCATGTATATTGATTTCCCCTCACATATGAATCCTGGGATTCTGATTACCTGTGCAGATGATATTGAACTTTATAGTATTGGAGAATCTGAGTTTATTAGGTTTGACAAACCTGGCTTTACTGCTTTAGCTCATCCTTCTAGTTTGACTGTTGGTACAACACACGGAGTGTTTGTCTTAGAACCTTTTAACCATTTAGAATATAGAGACCTCGAATACAGAAGTTGCCATCGTTTCCTTCATAAACCTAGCATAGAAGAAATGTATGAGTTTGATGCTGTGTGTAGACCTAGAAATTTTTTTCAACAGGAATTTGCTGGGAGTGACATACCTTCTCTTAAATTAGAGCCTGAGTATGTCTACACAGACAGCCTATTTTACATGGACcataaaacagcaaaaaagtTACTTGCTTTTTATGAAAAAATAGGTACGCTACACTGTGAAATAGATGCCTATGGAGACTTTCTTCAGGCTTTGGGACCTGGAGCAACTGTGGAGTACACCAAAAACACATCAAATGTTACTAAGGAAGAGTCAGAGTTGGTAGACATGAGGCAGAGAATATTTCATCTTCTTAAAGGAACACCATTAAATGTTGTTGTTCTTAATAACTCCAAATTTTATCACATTGGAACAACAGAagaatatttgtttcattttactgCAGATAGCAGTTTGAAGTCAGAGCTTGGCTTACAGTCTATAGCTTTTAGCCTCTTTCCATCGATACCAGAATATTCTACTAACAAACCCTGTATTATCCAAAGTATACTGGATTCAACATGTTCTGTGACACCTGGCTCAGTTGTGGAGTATTCCAGATTGGGGCCTGATGTTTCAGTTGGGGAAAATTGCATCATTAGTGGTGCTTATGTCAAAACAACAGCTGTCCTGCCTGCATATTCTTTTGTGTGTTCCTTAAGCTTGAAGATGAATGGACACTTAAAGTATTCAACAATGGCATGTGGAGTGCAAGacaacttgaaaaagaatgttaaaacatTGTCAGATGTAAAGTTACTTCAATTCTTTGGGGTCTGTTTCCTGTCATGCTTAGACATTTGGAATCTCAAAGTTACAGAGGAACTATTCTCTGGAAACAAGGCATGTTTGAGCTTGTGGAATGCTCGTATTTTCCCAGTTTGTTCTTCTTTGAGTGATTCAGTGACAACATCCCTAAAGATGTTAAATGCTGTACAGAGCAAGTCAACATTCAGCCTGAATAACTATAAGCTGTTGTCCATTGAAGAAATGCTTTTCTACAAAGATATAGAAGACATGATAACTTATAGGGAACAAATTTTTCTAGAAATTACTTTGAATAGGAAGCAGTCTGATTGAGAGACATCTTATTAAAtattgtattggagaaggaaatggcagctcactgaaatattcttgcctggaaaatcccatggacagaggagcctcatgggctgtatagtccatggggttgcaaagagttggacaagactgaacttCTGAGCACAAATATTGTATACTTTGCCTTTCTTGATTGAGCAAGATTGCAAATGCAGGAGTTTTCTGTAGACAGttggtttttaattgaagtgaattaatgaaaattatattaaCATGATTGATGTAGTACAacattaataacaaaaatataaacctttttaataaaaatattgtagTGCTGTAAGTTcagaaaaatgagtttttaaagttttatcactattttaacttttcttataAAGATGGATTTGTGGAATGTTATTTATTCACAGAGTAGTAGAACAGTCTTAAAGGTGATTTTATAAATAAACCTTTAaagtttttcatcttcttttggaCTTTGGTTCAAATGAAGTTCTAAGTATTCACTGGCAGTTTTCTCAAGTGCATTAATCCTATTCTGGTGAACTATTATAAGCATGCCATACTATAGGGTCTTCAAAACACTGTAGAAATGATGTAGAAGTACGTGTGCAGAAACAAATCTGTGGCAGACAGTCAGATAAAATCAGTGCTTAAACTATTGTGATAGTCTTAAGTACAAACTGTTCTGAAATTGATGATAAAAATCTCTTTTATTAATCTTatcaaaatgaaaccaaaaggaTATATGTGCTGTTTTATccttataaacttgaacccatgTTTGTGTATCTTAAAAATTTTCCCCAAAATTTCATCTATAGGAaagcatacatacacataaaactCAAGAATCTGTATaagaaaattttggaataattgGGATTCCCTGATAATTCATATAAGTTCATTTTGGACATTATCTTCCTCCTCCCTCATGAATCCTTTAACAGAAGTATTAAAATTACCAGATGGacagatttttacttttcatttttaaattttcggACCATGCACTAGTAATGACACTGAGAAGCAGTAAATGGCCAAAAGGTAGACAGCAGGAAGGAGCCAGAAAAATAGAATGACTGtgaaaatatacagatgataaATAGCTTCAAGACAATAAAAGTTGGCTGGAACTCTGAGCACTGTGTTCTTATTTTGGTATAGGCacatatttgaaatgttttcataCCAAAATCTAATAATAGAGAAAAGTTTTGTCAAGAGTGTTGTGTTTTAACATGAATAAATTGAAATAGAACTGGTCTGTGCCTGTATTATTTATATGTCAATATAAAATTAGCATATCAGTTTGAAAATAATTGTTTGATAAACCAGAAGTGATTTATCAGCAAGTCTCAATTattatatttatgtgtattttttccaagtttcttctcaagaggaaaataaagatatacGGTAGCTGTTGTTTACCAATTACTGATTTACTTGCAGAGGTTTCACAGGATGTTATGTGTCATTCATTAAAAATTCATTGctatatttctaatctaattGATTTAAGGTACCATCAGTTATTAAGAATCATCATATTTCACTGAAAAAGAATTACTACCAATAAAATAAGATGCAATGCTTTTCTCATTacttgacatttttatttattggaaATCTTTTTGAAAAGCACTTATATAGATTTGTTTTATGTAACCCTTTTGCATATAcatgtaaagaaacaaaaaagtgaaatattaaaaaacagtcaAAACTTTCCATAGCTTCACATCTAGAGACAAACTTTTCTAAAGCAGTATTCAACTTAAAAGTGGTTGATCCATGTGTTTCCACCTAGTACCACCTTTGCTATCAAAGGTATTGATAAACCTGCATATTCTTCAAGTACCACCACCACACTCCTGCCTGGATTGACCTTCAAGCCATGGCCACCAGATACTTGTTCTGCAAGTTGGATGCTGATGCTTTATTACTTGATGAAGTTGTTTCACTTTTGCCTTAATCACATCTCTTGAAGGTGGTCGGCTTCTATTTAATATCAGTGGGAGGTTTCTGAGAAGTTGGTGGTCACCAGGTTAATCATATTTCTGCACGATGTATGAATGCTAAATTGCTTTGAAATATTATCTGTTCCGAGAATTTGGCAGCGTCTCCTTTAATATGCACCTCTTGGTGTATAGTACCACACATGTACCACTAGCACTGTGCCTAACTCAACCAATGTGATAATCCCATGCATGAATAAGTAAGAAATTGAAcattttctcttgctttatcatTTTTACTTCATAAAATCATAGGCTTTCAAGGTTTGTAAAGGACAACTACTATTTGTAAGTAAATATATTCTGTAAACTTACTGATGAATTAATAATGACCAAGAAGAACATAGAAAAAATGCGACTTTTGATTATGATCTTCAATCTTGGGCATTTATCTTCCAAACtaaacaaaacagaagtaaagagtgtgtattaattatataaagtggaagtaaattttcaaaaatccAAGTAATGCTGACAGTCACAAAAATTTGATGGAATGAATCCAGAATCATTTCTCACAAGCAATGATCCACTCATCTTCTGAGTCTAGACAGTATTATCTCTGTTAAAGATTACCAAATTTAGCACAGAGCCAAAATCAAATTTTGCCTGCTGCAAAATATATGCATGGCTCTCATGGCTGATAACTAGCATGCTACACCTGCCATTCACCTACACCAAAATATCCTCTGGACTTGAGCACCTTAGAGACCCAAAATTTAGGAACCTTGATGTAATctgaaagagttaaaaaaaaaggaaaagcatttaTCAATTTGCTTAAAATTGTCAAACATTTCAGGTGCTCTTTTTGTTTAGCTAAATGAAACACAAGTCTTCATCTATGTCAATAACTATTCTTATAAATTAATGTTAAATGTTTCAGGAGAAATATTTTAAGCTACCATGAGCTGTATTGTTCATGTTAGtacctcagtcatgttcaattctttgcgaccccatgggctagccaccccctccaggctcctctgtccatggaattctccaggcaagaatattgaaatgggtagccattcctttctccaggggattttccctatcCAGGggttgaagccaggtctcctgcattgcaggcagattctttactgtctgaaccatgaAGGAAGCCCATTATTTTTAAGCATAGTTTAACTTAAATCTTTTGTTCCTATAAaatatgtttgctgctgctgctgctgctaagtcgcttcagtcatgtctgactctgtgtgaccccatagacagaagcccagcaggctcccccatccctggggttctccaggcaagaacactggagtgggttagatAAAGCCAATTTCTATTGTGGTTGAGGAATACAACTGTTTTTGTTTATACTTAGtgaatttatattattaataattcatGTACTGAACTTTGTCACAAGTCACATTCTCCTTCCTTTCAGTACTGATAAGCTCAATTCCAATAAGCTAGTATTCATGTTCCCATTTGTCAGAATGGGAAATTTcgagctcatttatttttaacatattataAGGAGCAAATTGCATCAGTTTCTGGTGGGAAACAACCAGTTCCTGTCTCTGACAGAGCTATCTACATGAGCCACAACAAGCCAAATATGCCATATCATTCAGACTT is a window of Ovis aries strain OAR_USU_Benz2616 breed Rambouillet chromosome 1, ARS-UI_Ramb_v3.0, whole genome shotgun sequence DNA encoding:
- the FPGT gene encoding fucose-1-phosphate guanylyltransferase isoform X2; the protein is MSQGACVRCLPAAYLEVLGGLGKGETMEAESAPAGRSLREATQRRLQRFSELRGKSMAAGEFWDIVAITAADEKQELAYKQQLSEKLKKKELPLGVQYHVFVDPAGAKIGNGGSTLCALRCLEKLYGDEWNSFTILLIHSGTLHCEIDAYGDFLQALGPGATVEYTKNTSNVTKEESELVDMRQRIFHLLKGTPLNVVVLNNSKFYHIGTTEEYLFHFTADSSLKSELGLQSIAFSLFPSIPEYSTNKPCIIQSILDSTCSVTPGSVVEYSRLGPDVSVGENCIISGAYVKTTAVLPAYSFVCSLSLKMNGHLKYSTMACGVQDNLKKNVKTLSDVKLLQFFGVCFLSCLDIWNLKVTEELFSGNKACLSLWNARIFPVCSSLSDSVTTSLKMLNAVQSKSTFSLNNYKLLSIEEMLFYKDIEDMITYREQIFLEITLNRKQSD
- the FPGT gene encoding fucose-1-phosphate guanylyltransferase isoform X1, producing MSQGACVRCLPAAYLEVLGGLGKGETMEAESAPAGRSLREATQRRLQRFSELRGKSMAAGEFWDIVAITAADEKQELAYKQQLSEKLKKKELPLGVQYHVFVDPAGAKIGNGGSTLCALRCLEKLYGDEWNSFTILLIHSGGYSQRLPSASALGKIFTALPFGSPIYQMLELKLAMYIDFPSHMNPGILITCADDIELYSIGESEFIRFDKPGFTALAHPSSLTVGTTHGVFVLEPFNHLEYRDLEYRSCHRFLHKPSIEEMYEFDAVCRPRNFFQQEFAGSDIPSLKLEPEYVYTDSLFYMDHKTAKKLLAFYEKIGTLHCEIDAYGDFLQALGPGATVEYTKNTSNVTKEESELVDMRQRIFHLLKGTPLNVVVLNNSKFYHIGTTEEYLFHFTADSSLKSELGLQSIAFSLFPSIPEYSTNKPCIIQSILDSTCSVTPGSVVEYSRLGPDVSVGENCIISGAYVKTTAVLPAYSFVCSLSLKMNGHLKYSTMACGVQDNLKKNVKTLSDVKLLQFFGVCFLSCLDIWNLKVTEELFSGNKACLSLWNARIFPVCSSLSDSVTTSLKMLNAVQSKSTFSLNNYKLLSIEEMLFYKDIEDMITYREQIFLEITLNRKQSD